The following proteins come from a genomic window of Lolium rigidum isolate FL_2022 chromosome 5, APGP_CSIRO_Lrig_0.1, whole genome shotgun sequence:
- the LOC124656490 gene encoding uncharacterized protein LOC124656490, producing the protein MPSGSIGGGAPATMPTDLEVLRRTSGLEFFEEVQLGDIWSTQSVNQPASVPIHGLDGQCDDFLDEGCGDDVVDSESDHYDELLVRCEGDTDVEELYPTRAEAVVQDVMSKAEMMKEARVKKAKHKAEKSRAAKRRALEGDVEEEGMTFGDQVSDDCKELTDSSDDDQVVDGNDISLITKKRSRSKKAFKRAYYDEARDGNNNMFPLAFGIVGKEETSTWCWFLLQLRYALGGSGNRYGSFTIMSDRQKGLLNAVKQVFPECHTCLHLPLRRHTNNMFVVHGLEEDEQGIVTII; encoded by the exons ATGCCGTCCGGCAGCATCGGAGGCGGCGCGCCGGCGACCATGCCGACGGATTTAGAAGTCCTCCGCCGCACCTCTGG GTTGGAGTTCTTTGAGGAAGTGCAGTTAGGAGACATTTGGAGCACACAGAGTGTGAATCAACCTGCAAGTGTACCAATTCATGGTCTGGATGGCCAATGTGATGACTTTCTTGACGAGGGATGTGGAGATGATGTAGTGGACAGCGAGTCTGATCATTATGATGAATTGCTTGTACGTTGTGAAGGTGATACTGATGTTGAGGAATTGTACCCAACTCGAGCTGAGGCTGTAGTACAGGATGTCATGTCTAAGGCCGAGATGATGAAGGAAGCTAGAGTAAAGAAAGCCAAGCATAAGGCAGAGAAGTCAAGGGCTGCTAAGAGAAGggcattagaaggagatgtagagGAAGAAGGCATGACATTTGGTGATCAAGTGAGTGATGACTGCAAGGAGCTAACTGATTCTAGTGATGACGATCAAGTTGTAGATGGTAATGACATTTCGTTGATAACCAAGAAGAGGAGCAGATCTAAGAAGGCTTTCAAGAGAGCTTATTATGATGAAGCAAGGGATGGGAACAATAACATGTTTCCTCTTGCCTTTGGAATAGTAGGAAAGGAGGAGACATCAACATGGTGTTGGTTTCTACTACAATTGAGATATGCTCTAGGTGGTAGCGGAAATAGGTATGGATCTTTCACTATCATGTCTGACCGTCAAAAGGGTCTGTTGAATGCGGTAAAGCAAGTATTTCCCGAGTGTCACACATGCCTACATCTCCCGCTGCGCCGCCACACCAACAACATGTTCGTGGTGCATGGACTGGAAGAGGACGAGCAAGGCATAGTGACCATTATATGA